One Obesumbacterium proteus DNA window includes the following coding sequences:
- a CDS encoding RidA family protein gives MSGYNEVLARNTQNAPSEIGLYSQTVAFSHYNNFSVQLPIDPKSGELVAGGINEQAKQCFNNIKAVVESIKHVMSDVVRITIFVTNIKDADAVSVIYKSFFPTYVPALTVVAVDALPMGALVQIEALLSNGEGTIPNAQQAGDLIKLINNTVNAPACSLSSQTVAFSHYNNLSAQLPINPITGRVVEGGIKEQTKQCLKNIKAIVDSIDVPFDDIVKISVFLTNLADLEAVNEVYATFFPDSAIARTIGYVPARTLIIASGLPMGALVQIEAVVSHGDGTPPQAVEDRHGLIIEPHNTDNAPKCSLSTQTVAFSHYNHLSAQLPIEPKSGKLVAGGIKEQAEQCLKNIKAIIESIEHSMGDVVKVNIALKNIADISAVDRVYATFFPGGIPARRIIGVSALPKDALIQIEVVVANEEGTPPKA, from the coding sequence ATGAGCGGTTACAATGAGGTCTTAGCAAGAAACACACAAAATGCACCAAGCGAAATCGGACTCTATTCACAAACTGTCGCATTTTCTCATTATAATAATTTTTCAGTTCAGCTACCTATTGATCCAAAATCAGGTGAATTAGTCGCTGGTGGTATAAATGAGCAGGCCAAGCAGTGCTTTAACAATATTAAAGCAGTTGTAGAGAGCATCAAACATGTGATGAGTGATGTTGTTCGCATCACGATATTCGTTACAAATATCAAAGATGCTGACGCTGTAAGTGTAATTTATAAATCATTCTTCCCAACCTATGTACCCGCGCTAACGGTTGTGGCCGTTGATGCTTTGCCTATGGGAGCGCTAGTGCAAATTGAAGCGCTACTCTCAAACGGTGAAGGAACAATTCCGAATGCCCAACAAGCGGGCGATCTAATAAAGCTTATAAATAACACTGTAAATGCGCCTGCTTGCTCCCTGTCCTCACAAACGGTCGCTTTTTCTCATTATAATAATCTTTCAGCTCAACTACCTATTAATCCGATAACCGGCAGAGTCGTAGAAGGGGGGATAAAAGAGCAAACTAAGCAGTGTTTAAAAAATATTAAGGCCATTGTCGACAGTATCGATGTGCCCTTTGATGACATTGTGAAGATAAGTGTTTTTCTAACCAACCTTGCGGATCTTGAAGCCGTCAACGAGGTTTACGCCACATTTTTCCCTGATTCGGCGATTGCCCGAACCATCGGTTATGTTCCTGCACGGACACTGATTATTGCATCAGGCTTACCTATGGGGGCTTTGGTACAAATAGAAGCCGTGGTGTCACACGGTGACGGTACACCGCCGCAGGCCGTTGAAGACAGACATGGGCTCATTATAGAACCCCACAATACAGATAATGCGCCAAAATGTTCTCTATCTACACAGACTGTCGCTTTTTCTCATTACAATCATTTGTCAGCTCAGCTACCTATCGAACCTAAATCCGGTAAATTGGTGGCTGGTGGGATAAAAGAACAGGCTGAGCAGTGCCTTAAAAATATTAAGGCAATTATAGAGAGCATCGAACACAGCATGGGAGATGTGGTTAAAGTTAATATCGCCCTTAAAAATATCGCAGATATTTCCGCAGTAGACCGCGTTTACGCAACATTCTTCCCTGGCGGTATTCCTGCACGAAGAATTATTGGCGTGTCTGCTTTGCCTAAAGATGCGCTAATCCAGATAGAGGTTGTGGTAGCCAATGAGGAAGGAACCCCACCGAAGGCATAA
- the xseB gene encoding exodeoxyribonuclease VII small subunit, with the protein MAKKAPAAPSFEQALSELEQIVTHLESGELPLEDALNEFERGVQLARLGQQTLQQAEQRVQILLNDDKDAPLSPFNADQE; encoded by the coding sequence ATGGCAAAAAAAGCACCCGCCGCGCCTAGCTTTGAACAAGCTCTGAGCGAACTAGAACAGATTGTGACTCATTTAGAATCTGGCGAACTGCCATTAGAAGACGCGCTCAATGAGTTCGAACGTGGCGTTCAACTTGCTCGTCTTGGCCAACAGACGCTGCAACAGGCTGAACAGCGCGTACAGATCCTACTCAATGACGATAAGGACGCCCCTTTATCCCCTTTTAACGCGGATCAAGAATAA
- a CDS encoding YajQ family cyclic di-GMP-binding protein: protein MPSFDIVSEIDIQEVRNAVENASRELGTRWDFRNVEASFELNEKNESIKISSVSDFQVNQLVDIMREKLAKRGIDGAALEIPEQIEHSGKTYSIEATLKKGIDSAMAKKVIKLIKDSKLKVQAQVQGEQVRVTGKSRDDLQGVMALIRGAELGQPFQFNNFRD from the coding sequence ATGCCTTCATTCGATATCGTTTCTGAAATTGATATTCAAGAAGTTCGTAACGCCGTAGAGAACGCTTCACGTGAGCTAGGAACTCGTTGGGATTTTCGCAACGTTGAAGCCAGCTTTGAGCTGAATGAGAAAAATGAAAGTATCAAAATCTCCAGCGTCTCTGATTTCCAAGTTAACCAGCTCGTGGATATTATGCGCGAAAAACTGGCGAAACGTGGCATCGATGGTGCTGCATTAGAGATCCCTGAGCAGATCGAACACAGCGGTAAAACGTACAGCATTGAAGCCACGCTGAAAAAAGGTATTGATAGCGCGATGGCGAAAAAAGTCATTAAGCTGATTAAAGACAGCAAGCTGAAAGTGCAGGCGCAGGTTCAGGGTGAACAAGTGCGTGTAACGGGTAAATCACGTGATGATTTGCAGGGCGTGATGGCGCTTATTCGCGGTGCCGAATTGGGACAACCATTCCAGTTTAATAACTTCCGCGATTAA
- the panE gene encoding 2-dehydropantoate 2-reductase — translation MKITVLGCGALGQLWLSALEQAGHDVQGWLRVPQPYCPVNIIQLNGQSYNKNLAANDPLHLAESQILLVTLKAWQVYNGLVPLLAKIPPHCRIILLHNGMGSQDEFPNLIEQPLFQGVTTHAARRDGNTIIHIAAGTTHIGPTNSAAIGQSNIAEVLHQALPDVAWHDNIMPAIWKKLAVNCVINPLSVIYNCRNGDLQKYMPHVEAIVREISEVMEAEGYRTSPESLLHYVTNVMCMTADNYSSMYQDVQAQRHTEIDYITGYLLRAARKHGLSVTENAHIFETIKRKEQTYERIGSGVSGSW, via the coding sequence ATGAAAATAACAGTTCTTGGTTGCGGGGCGCTAGGGCAGCTATGGTTATCGGCATTAGAACAAGCTGGGCACGATGTTCAAGGCTGGTTACGCGTACCTCAGCCCTATTGTCCAGTGAACATCATCCAACTTAACGGACAGTCATACAATAAAAACCTAGCGGCGAACGATCCTCTACATTTAGCGGAAAGCCAAATCTTATTAGTGACGCTAAAAGCGTGGCAGGTTTATAACGGTCTGGTTCCACTGCTGGCGAAAATTCCGCCTCACTGCCGAATTATCCTGCTACATAATGGGATGGGCAGTCAGGATGAGTTTCCAAACCTGATTGAACAGCCCCTGTTTCAAGGGGTAACCACCCACGCGGCGCGCCGTGATGGCAATACGATTATCCACATTGCCGCGGGCACGACACATATCGGCCCAACGAACTCAGCGGCTATTGGGCAAAGCAACATTGCTGAAGTCTTGCATCAGGCACTTCCTGATGTGGCTTGGCATGACAATATCATGCCCGCTATCTGGAAAAAATTAGCCGTTAACTGCGTCATTAATCCATTGTCAGTTATCTATAACTGCCGCAACGGCGATCTGCAAAAATACATGCCGCACGTAGAAGCCATCGTTCGAGAAATCTCTGAGGTGATGGAAGCTGAAGGATATCGAACATCCCCCGAAAGCTTGCTGCATTACGTAACCAACGTGATGTGCATGACCGCCGATAATTACTCTTCTATGTACCAAGACGTGCAGGCACAGCGCCATACTGAAATTGATTACATCACTGGCTATCTGCTCAGGGCGGCGCGCAAGCATGGACTTAGCGTCACTGAGAATGCCCATATTTTTGAAACCATTAAACGAAAGGAACAAACCTATGAGCGCATCGGCTCTGGTGTGTCTGGCTCCTGGTAG
- the yajL gene encoding protein deglycase YajL, whose translation MSASALVCLAPGSEETEAVTTIDLLVRAGIKVTTASAASDGELVITCSRGVKLLADKPLVQVADESYDVIVLPGGMEGAECFRDSELVVEKVRQMHLEGKLVAAICAAPALVLAHHKLFPIGNITCFPTLKDQIPENQWIDKRAYFDERVNLLTSQGPGTSIDFALKIIDVLLGKEKAAEVAAQLIPASGIYDYQEW comes from the coding sequence ATGAGCGCATCGGCTCTGGTGTGTCTGGCTCCTGGTAGCGAAGAAACCGAAGCAGTAACGACCATTGATTTGCTTGTTCGCGCGGGCATTAAAGTCACAACGGCAAGTGCGGCCAGCGATGGCGAATTAGTGATAACCTGTTCACGCGGCGTAAAGCTGTTAGCGGATAAACCGCTGGTTCAGGTTGCCGATGAGTCTTATGACGTGATTGTTTTACCCGGTGGAATGGAAGGTGCCGAGTGTTTTCGAGACAGTGAATTAGTCGTTGAGAAAGTACGCCAAATGCACCTTGAAGGAAAACTGGTCGCCGCAATCTGCGCAGCTCCGGCATTAGTATTGGCTCACCACAAACTATTCCCAATTGGGAATATCACCTGTTTCCCAACGCTAAAAGACCAGATTCCCGAAAATCAGTGGATCGACAAACGCGCTTACTTCGATGAACGCGTTAACCTGTTAACCAGTCAAGGGCCGGGAACCAGTATCGACTTTGCACTAAAAATTATCGACGTACTTTTAGGCAAAGAAAAAGCCGCCGAAGTGGCAGCCCAGTTAATTCCCGCATCGGGGATCTATGACTATCAGGAGTGGTAA
- the dxs gene encoding 1-deoxy-D-xylulose-5-phosphate synthase, whose translation MSFDIAKYPTLALVEDPNDLRLLPKESLPKLCDELRQYLLNSVSRSSGHFASGLGTVELTVALHYIYNTPFDSLIWDVGHQAYPHKILTGRRDRIATIRQKGGLHPFPWRDESEYDVLSVGHSSTSISAGLGMAVAAEREGKNRRTVCVIGDGAITAGMAFEAMNHAGDIKADMLVILNDNEMSISENVGALNNHLAQLLSGKLYSSLREGGKKVLSGLPPIKELVKRTEEHLKGMVVPGTLFEELGFNYIGPVDGHDVQGLAATLKNMRDLKGPQLLHIMTKKGKGYAPAEKDPISWHAVPKFDPASGTLPKNAGGLPTYSKIFGDWLCETALDDSKLMAVTPAMREGSGMVRFSKEYPQQYFDVAIAEQHAVTFAAGLAIGGYKPVVAIYSTFLQRAYDQVIHDVALQKLPVMFAIDRSGIVGADGQTHQGAFDISFLRCIPNMVIMTPSDENECRQMLHTGHQYQDGPTAVRYPRGSGTGATLEPLACLPIGKGIVRRQGEKIAILNFGTLMPDALVAAEQLNATVADMRFVKPLDEALVLELAATHDVLVTLEENAIMGGAGSGVNELLMAKRKLVPVLNLGLPDKFIPQGTQAEALHEIELDSAGIVNQISRWLQD comes from the coding sequence ATGAGTTTTGATATAGCCAAATACCCGACACTCGCACTGGTTGAAGACCCTAACGATCTTCGCCTACTGCCGAAAGAAAGCCTGCCAAAGCTGTGCGACGAACTCCGTCAGTATCTGCTCAATAGCGTTAGCCGCTCTAGCGGACACTTTGCCTCAGGGCTAGGAACCGTAGAACTCACGGTCGCGCTGCACTATATCTATAACACCCCATTTGATTCACTGATTTGGGATGTCGGCCATCAGGCGTATCCGCATAAGATCCTGACCGGGCGCCGCGATCGCATTGCAACCATCCGCCAAAAAGGCGGTTTGCATCCGTTCCCATGGCGCGATGAAAGTGAGTACGACGTGCTCAGCGTGGGCCACTCTTCGACATCCATCAGTGCTGGATTGGGGATGGCCGTTGCCGCCGAGCGTGAAGGCAAAAATCGTCGCACGGTTTGTGTGATTGGTGATGGTGCCATCACGGCGGGTATGGCTTTTGAAGCCATGAACCACGCAGGTGATATCAAAGCGGACATGCTCGTTATTCTGAATGATAACGAAATGTCGATCTCCGAGAACGTGGGCGCGTTGAATAATCATCTAGCCCAATTGCTTTCCGGCAAACTCTATTCCAGCCTGCGTGAAGGCGGGAAAAAGGTGCTCTCAGGCTTACCGCCAATCAAAGAGCTGGTAAAACGTACCGAAGAACACCTTAAAGGCATGGTTGTTCCTGGAACCTTATTCGAAGAGCTCGGTTTCAACTACATTGGCCCCGTTGATGGGCATGATGTGCAAGGCTTGGCCGCCACGCTAAAAAATATGCGTGATTTAAAAGGCCCACAGCTGCTGCATATTATGACCAAAAAAGGCAAAGGCTATGCCCCTGCCGAAAAGGATCCGATCAGTTGGCACGCGGTACCTAAATTCGATCCAGCCAGCGGAACCTTGCCCAAAAACGCCGGTGGTTTACCCACTTATTCCAAAATATTTGGCGATTGGCTGTGTGAAACGGCGCTTGATGACAGCAAATTGATGGCAGTCACACCAGCCATGCGCGAAGGTTCTGGCATGGTGCGATTCTCCAAAGAATACCCGCAGCAATACTTTGACGTTGCTATTGCCGAACAGCACGCCGTGACATTCGCCGCTGGCTTAGCCATTGGTGGCTATAAACCGGTTGTTGCCATTTATTCCACGTTCCTGCAGCGTGCCTATGACCAAGTCATTCACGACGTGGCGCTGCAAAAACTGCCGGTGATGTTTGCTATCGATCGCAGCGGCATCGTAGGTGCCGACGGGCAAACGCATCAGGGCGCCTTTGATATCTCATTCCTGCGCTGCATCCCTAACATGGTCATCATGACGCCAAGTGATGAAAACGAATGCCGCCAAATGCTGCATACCGGACATCAATATCAGGATGGCCCAACGGCAGTACGCTACCCACGTGGCTCAGGTACCGGCGCTACGTTAGAGCCTTTAGCCTGTCTGCCGATTGGCAAAGGCATTGTTCGTCGTCAAGGCGAGAAGATCGCCATACTAAACTTCGGCACGCTGATGCCAGATGCCTTAGTCGCCGCCGAACAGTTAAATGCCACCGTTGCTGACATGCGCTTTGTTAAGCCACTCGATGAAGCATTGGTATTGGAACTGGCCGCCACGCACGACGTACTGGTGACGCTAGAAGAAAACGCTATTATGGGCGGTGCTGGCAGCGGCGTGAATGAACTGCTGATGGCGAAACGTAAGCTCGTTCCTGTGCTTAACCTTGGCTTACCGGATAAATTTATCCCACAGGGAACTCAGGCTGAAGCCTTGCATGAAATCGAGCTAGATTCAGCAGGCATCGTTAACCAGATCTCGCGCTGGTTACAAGACTAA
- the thiI gene encoding tRNA uracil 4-sulfurtransferase ThiI, with the protein MKFIIKLFPEITIKSQSVRLRFIKILSGNIRNVLKKQIDEVAIVRHWDHIEVRAKDESRTEQVRDALTRIPGIHHILEVDDCPYTDMHNIFEQTLEMYRDKLEGKTFCVRVKRRGKHDFTSIEVERYVGGGLNQHIESAKVKLSHPQVTVHLEIEDDRLLLIKGRYEGLGGYPIGTQEDVLSLISGGFDSGVSSYMLMRRGCRVHYCFFNLGGSAHEIGVKQVAHYLWNRFGSSHRVRFVAIDFAPVVGEILEKVDDGQMGVILKRMMMRAASKVAERYGVQALVTGEALGQVSSQTLTNLRLIDGVTDTLILRPLISHDKEHIIDMAREIGTEDFAKTMPEFCGVISKSPTVKAVKSKIEAEEENFDFDILERVVAEAQNMDIREIAQQTSEQVIEVEIVDALSGDEVVLDIRSNDEQEDKPLKIEGLEVKSLPFYKLATQFGDLDQNRNYVLYCDRGVMSRLQALYLKEQGFNNVKVYRP; encoded by the coding sequence ATGAAGTTTATCATTAAATTATTCCCAGAAATTACTATCAAAAGCCAATCAGTGCGTTTGCGCTTTATTAAGATCCTGTCCGGGAACATTCGCAACGTTCTGAAAAAACAAATTGATGAAGTGGCTATTGTACGCCATTGGGATCATATCGAAGTTCGCGCTAAAGATGAAAGCCGCACCGAGCAGGTTCGTGACGCTTTAACGCGAATCCCTGGGATCCATCACATTTTAGAAGTTGATGACTGCCCTTACACCGATATGCACAACATCTTTGAGCAAACGCTCGAAATGTACCGTGACAAGCTGGAAGGCAAAACCTTCTGCGTGCGTGTTAAACGTCGTGGTAAGCATGATTTTACGTCGATTGAAGTTGAACGTTACGTCGGCGGCGGTCTGAATCAGCATATTGAAAGTGCGAAGGTTAAACTGTCCCATCCTCAGGTGACCGTTCATCTGGAAATTGAAGACGACCGCCTGCTGCTGATTAAAGGCCGCTACGAAGGCTTAGGTGGCTACCCAATCGGTACGCAGGAAGACGTGCTGTCGCTGATTTCCGGCGGTTTCGATTCCGGTGTTTCCAGCTATATGCTGATGCGCCGTGGTTGCCGCGTACATTACTGTTTCTTCAATCTGGGCGGTTCCGCGCACGAAATTGGCGTCAAACAAGTCGCTCATTACCTGTGGAATCGCTTTGGTAGCTCTCATCGCGTGCGCTTTGTTGCCATCGATTTTGCCCCGGTGGTGGGTGAGATTTTGGAGAAAGTCGATGATGGCCAGATGGGCGTTATCCTCAAGCGCATGATGATGCGCGCGGCGTCGAAAGTGGCAGAACGTTATGGCGTTCAGGCTTTGGTCACCGGTGAAGCACTGGGCCAAGTTTCAAGCCAAACGCTGACCAATTTGCGTTTGATTGACGGCGTGACAGACACGCTGATCCTGCGCCCACTGATTTCGCACGATAAAGAACATATCATTGATATGGCACGTGAAATTGGGACTGAAGATTTTGCGAAAACCATGCCTGAATTCTGCGGCGTGATTTCAAAAAGCCCAACCGTAAAAGCCGTGAAGTCTAAGATTGAAGCCGAAGAAGAAAACTTCGATTTCGACATTCTTGAGCGTGTGGTGGCCGAAGCGCAAAACATGGATATCCGTGAAATTGCCCAGCAAACCAGCGAGCAGGTTATTGAAGTTGAAATCGTTGATGCATTAAGCGGTGACGAAGTAGTTCTAGATATCCGTTCTAACGACGAACAAGAAGACAAACCGCTGAAGATTGAAGGGCTAGAAGTGAAAAGCCTGCCATTCTACAAACTGGCGACCCAGTTTGGCGATCTCGATCAAAACCGCAACTATGTGTTGTACTGCGATCGTGGCGTGATGAGCCGTTTGCAGGCGTTGTATCTGAAAGAGCAAGGGTTTAACAACGTTAAGGTGTATCGCCCGTAA
- a CDS encoding Hcp family type VI secretion system effector codes for MPTPCYIAIQGKTQGNITSGAFTSDSVGNIYVQGHEDQMLVQEFEHIVTVPTDPQSGQPSGQRVHKPFRFTVALNKAVPLLYNALASGEMLPKVELKWYRTSIEGKQEHFFSTILDDATIVDIDCHMPHCQDAVKAEFTQLVKVSLAYRKITWEHTVSGTSGADDWRAPSES; via the coding sequence ATGCCTACTCCATGTTATATCGCCATCCAAGGTAAAACTCAGGGAAATATTACGTCTGGCGCATTCACTTCTGATTCTGTGGGTAATATTTACGTTCAGGGCCATGAAGACCAAATGCTGGTGCAGGAATTTGAACACATTGTGACTGTGCCAACCGATCCGCAATCAGGTCAGCCTTCTGGTCAGCGTGTTCATAAGCCGTTTCGTTTTACCGTTGCATTGAACAAAGCTGTGCCTTTGTTATATAACGCATTAGCTTCAGGTGAAATGTTGCCGAAAGTTGAGCTGAAATGGTATCGCACCTCCATTGAGGGGAAACAAGAGCACTTCTTCTCAACCATTCTGGATGATGCCACTATCGTTGATATTGATTGCCATATGCCACATTGCCAAGATGCCGTAAAAGCGGAATTCACTCAGCTAGTTAAAGTGTCTTTGGCATACCGTAAAATTACTTGGGAACATACCGTTTCCGGTACTTCTGGTGCCGATGACTGGCGTGCGCCAAGCGAGTCTTAA
- the ispA gene encoding (2E,6E)-farnesyl diphosphate synthase, with the protein MVVFEQLLKTYHQRADAALIHYIDPLPFSDGQLVAAMRYGALLGGKRLRPFLVYATGEMFGLSLDNLDAPAAAVECIHAYSLMHDDLPAMDDDNLRRGQPTSHIKFGEAHAILAGDALQTLAFSILADSPMPAVAVTDRLAMLSELAQASGVAGMCGGQALDLEAEGKRVDLQALEQIHSHKTGALIRCAIRMGALAAGEAGRAALPLLDRYAHAIGLAFQVQDDILDVIGDSAKTGKPQGSDQELEKSTYPALLGLEQAQNKALDLYKDAIHVLEELEQHHSIDTLALKSLASFIIERDN; encoded by the coding sequence ATGGTTGTTTTTGAACAGTTACTCAAAACCTATCATCAACGCGCCGATGCCGCGTTAATACACTATATTGACCCACTGCCCTTTTCTGATGGACAGCTGGTTGCTGCAATGCGCTATGGCGCGCTGCTCGGCGGCAAACGGCTGCGCCCTTTCTTGGTGTATGCCACCGGCGAAATGTTTGGCCTTTCGTTAGATAATCTGGACGCTCCAGCTGCGGCCGTTGAATGCATTCACGCCTATTCGCTGATGCATGACGATTTGCCCGCGATGGACGACGATAATCTTCGTCGCGGCCAGCCCACCAGCCATATTAAATTTGGTGAAGCCCACGCGATTTTAGCCGGCGATGCGCTGCAAACGCTGGCATTCTCCATTTTGGCCGATAGCCCGATGCCTGCGGTTGCCGTGACCGATAGATTGGCGATGCTTAGCGAACTGGCGCAGGCCAGCGGCGTGGCAGGCATGTGTGGTGGCCAAGCGTTAGATTTGGAAGCCGAAGGCAAACGCGTTGATTTGCAGGCGCTTGAGCAAATTCACAGTCACAAAACGGGTGCATTAATCCGCTGCGCGATTCGAATGGGGGCTTTGGCCGCGGGTGAAGCCGGACGCGCCGCGCTGCCGCTGTTAGATCGCTATGCTCACGCCATCGGGCTTGCATTCCAAGTACAAGACGACATTTTAGATGTTATCGGCGACAGCGCTAAAACGGGTAAACCTCAGGGTTCAGATCAAGAATTAGAGAAAAGTACTTACCCTGCATTGCTCGGCCTCGAACAGGCCCAAAATAAAGCGCTCGATCTGTACAAAGATGCAATACATGTTCTTGAAGAGCTTGAGCAACACCACAGCATTGATACTCTGGCATTAAAATCCTTAGCCAGTTTCATCATTGAGCGCGATAATTAA
- a CDS encoding MFS transporter, which produces MNDFQMTPEERKATWGLGTVFSLRMLGMFMVLPVLTTYGMSLAGASETLIGIAIGIYGLTQAVFQIPFGLFSDRIGRKPLIVGGLLIFALGSAIAAMTDSIWGVILGRALQGSGAIAAAVMALLSDLTREQNRTKAMAFIGVSFGVTFAIAMVAGPIITHAVGLSGLFWMIALLALGGVIITLFCIPTPRHHVLNRESSMVKGSFSKVLANSRLLKLNFGIMCVHILLMSSFVALPPLMEEAGLARDNQWKVYLVTMLIAFVCVIPFIIYAEKQRRMKQVFQVCVILMLAAEVILWYADLHLWGIIFGVQVFFIAFNVMEALLPSLISKESPAGYKGTAMGIYSTSQFLGVAIGGSLGGFLYSHNGAATVFTGCAVLAVIWLAVSMTMKEPPYVSSLRIVIPDTIPATPELELALKQLHGVADVVLIPEEKTAYVKIDSKITNRGDIELFVAGQH; this is translated from the coding sequence ATGAATGATTTTCAGATGACACCAGAGGAACGGAAAGCCACCTGGGGTCTAGGAACCGTATTCTCATTGCGTATGCTTGGGATGTTTATGGTTTTGCCGGTGCTCACCACCTATGGCATGTCTTTGGCGGGCGCTTCCGAAACGTTGATCGGGATTGCGATTGGGATTTATGGCTTAACACAGGCCGTCTTCCAAATCCCATTTGGCCTATTTTCTGACAGAATTGGACGTAAGCCGCTCATCGTCGGTGGGCTACTGATATTTGCTCTCGGCAGCGCTATTGCGGCCATGACAGACTCAATATGGGGCGTGATCCTTGGCCGTGCATTACAAGGCTCGGGGGCAATTGCCGCCGCTGTTATGGCGCTATTATCCGATTTAACCCGTGAGCAAAATCGCACTAAGGCGATGGCATTTATCGGCGTCAGCTTTGGCGTCACTTTTGCCATTGCAATGGTCGCAGGCCCGATTATTACCCATGCCGTTGGCCTCTCTGGTCTTTTCTGGATGATCGCGCTGTTAGCATTAGGTGGCGTTATCATCACGCTATTTTGCATCCCAACGCCACGCCATCACGTATTGAACCGTGAATCCAGCATGGTGAAGGGAAGCTTTAGCAAAGTGCTGGCAAACAGCCGGTTGCTCAAGCTTAACTTCGGCATTATGTGCGTACATATCTTACTGATGTCGAGCTTTGTGGCACTGCCACCGCTGATGGAAGAAGCCGGTCTAGCACGAGATAACCAGTGGAAAGTCTATTTGGTTACCATGCTGATCGCGTTTGTCTGCGTTATCCCTTTCATCATCTATGCTGAAAAACAACGCCGTATGAAGCAGGTGTTTCAGGTATGCGTTATTTTAATGCTCGCCGCTGAGGTGATCCTTTGGTACGCCGATTTACACCTGTGGGGCATCATCTTTGGCGTCCAAGTCTTCTTTATTGCCTTCAACGTGATGGAAGCGTTATTGCCTTCGCTGATCAGCAAAGAGTCGCCTGCGGGCTATAAAGGCACAGCGATGGGAATTTATTCCACCAGCCAATTTCTCGGCGTGGCCATCGGCGGGAGCTTAGGCGGATTCTTGTATTCACATAACGGCGCTGCAACCGTGTTTACCGGATGCGCAGTATTGGCCGTGATCTGGCTTGCGGTCAGCATGACGATGAAAGAGCCTCCTTACGTCAGCAGTTTGCGCATCGTCATTCCAGACACAATCCCTGCGACACCAGAATTAGAACTGGCGCTTAAACAGCTACACGGCGTGGCTGATGTGGTACTTATTCCTGAAGAGAAAACGGCTTATGTGAAGATTGATTCTAAAATCACCAACCGTGGCGATATTGAGCTGTTTGTAGCGGGACAGCATTAG